Proteins encoded within one genomic window of Mesorhizobium sp. AR10:
- a CDS encoding lysophospholipid acyltransferase family protein codes for MLLIRSLAFNLVFYVNLIVQMVVWTPYYFLSPRHRAWFVPKFWSRTSLWLYEKIAGTRSEITGQENLPEGSFILAPKHQSFWDAIAFFPFLNDPLYILKRELTWIPFFGWYILKMRMIPVHRGSRSKALKAVVAATRQEMARNPRQLIIYPEGTRRPPGDEPAYKYGIVELYTQLGVPVVPVAHVAGLYWPRRKFLRFPGTIKARFLPPIPPGLDKEEFMERLIGDTEAACDQLLIEASQAPNPPAMPPTAVKRLSELAAAAKA; via the coding sequence ATGCTCCTTATCCGCTCGCTGGCGTTCAACCTCGTCTTCTATGTCAATCTGATCGTCCAGATGGTTGTCTGGACGCCCTACTACTTCCTGTCGCCGCGTCACCGTGCCTGGTTCGTGCCGAAATTCTGGTCGCGCACCAGCCTTTGGCTCTATGAGAAGATCGCCGGGACCAGAAGCGAGATCACCGGCCAGGAAAACCTGCCCGAGGGTTCCTTCATCCTGGCGCCGAAGCATCAGTCCTTCTGGGACGCGATCGCCTTCTTCCCTTTCCTCAACGATCCGCTCTACATCCTGAAGCGCGAGCTGACCTGGATCCCGTTCTTCGGCTGGTACATCCTGAAAATGCGGATGATCCCGGTCCATCGAGGCAGCCGTTCCAAGGCGCTGAAGGCTGTGGTCGCGGCAACCAGGCAGGAGATGGCACGCAATCCGCGCCAGCTCATCATCTACCCGGAAGGCACAAGGCGTCCGCCGGGCGACGAGCCAGCCTACAAATACGGCATCGTCGAGCTCTATACACAGCTTGGCGTTCCTGTGGTGCCGGTCGCCCATGTCGCCGGCCTCTATTGGCCGCGCCGGAAGTTCCTGCGCTTTCCCGGCACGATCAAGGCGCGCTTCCTGCCGCCGATCCCCCCTGGATTGGACAAGGAAGAATTCATGGAGCGGCTGATCGGCGATACGGAAGCCGCCTGCGACCAGCTCCTCATCGAAGCGTCACAGGCGCCGAACCCGCCGGCTATGCCGCCGACGGCAGTGAAGCGGTTGAGCGAGCTGGCCGCGGCCGCAAAAGCCT
- a CDS encoding LysR family transcriptional regulator, with translation MDRLEAMSLFVAAVEAGSLSAAGRRFGVPLATVSRKVSDLERQLKTRLLNRSTRQLTLTDAGHAYLVACRRILGEVGEAERAAAGEYSAPTGELIITAPIVFGRLHVLPVVTEFLAAYPDVDIQLTLADRITQLIEEHIDLAIRIGELPDSTMVATRVGSIRRVVCASPAYLTEHGTPKTPKDLAAHSCISFEGPAALATWTFGTDKAELTVPIRSRLRVNTAEAAIDAAIAGVGMTRVLSYQISAAVRSGALYPVLEAFEPAPWPVSLVHAGQGLLPVKLRAFLDFAAPRVKERLAQATWRS, from the coding sequence ATGGATCGTCTCGAAGCCATGTCGCTTTTCGTTGCCGCCGTGGAGGCCGGCAGCCTTTCCGCTGCCGGGCGTCGTTTCGGTGTCCCGCTGGCGACAGTCAGCCGCAAGGTCTCCGACCTGGAGCGGCAACTGAAAACACGCCTCTTGAACCGCTCGACGCGGCAGCTGACGCTGACCGATGCCGGTCACGCCTATCTCGTCGCCTGCCGTCGCATTCTGGGTGAGGTCGGCGAGGCCGAGCGCGCCGCCGCCGGCGAATACAGCGCGCCTACGGGCGAACTGATCATCACCGCGCCGATCGTCTTTGGCCGCCTGCATGTGCTGCCGGTCGTCACCGAATTCCTTGCGGCCTACCCCGATGTGGACATCCAGCTGACGCTCGCGGACCGGATAACCCAGCTGATCGAGGAACACATCGATCTCGCCATCCGCATCGGCGAGCTTCCCGATAGCACCATGGTCGCAACCCGCGTCGGCTCGATCCGTCGCGTCGTTTGCGCGAGCCCGGCCTATCTGACCGAACACGGCACGCCGAAGACCCCAAAAGACCTTGCAGCGCACAGCTGCATCAGCTTCGAGGGGCCTGCCGCGCTCGCCACATGGACCTTTGGCACGGACAAGGCCGAACTCACTGTTCCGATCCGCTCGCGGCTTCGCGTCAACACCGCCGAAGCTGCGATCGATGCCGCGATTGCCGGCGTTGGCATGACGCGGGTGCTTTCCTACCAGATATCAGCTGCGGTCCGGTCGGGCGCGCTCTATCCCGTGCTGGAAGCGTTCGAGCCTGCGCCGTGGCCCGTCAGCCTTGTGCATGCCGGCCAGGGCCTGCTGCCGGTGAAGCTGCGTGCGTTCCTCGATTTCGCCGCCCCGCGCGTGAAGGAGCGGCTGGCGCAGGCGACATGGCGGAGCTGA
- a CDS encoding pyridoxamine 5'-phosphate oxidase family protein translates to MNAHAFTSDVAFTPTVKAIQTRKGSRQAYARVEERGGWQAEITPDLAAFIEAQTSVFLSTANGDGQPYIQHRGGPAGFLKVLDEQTIGFTDFAGNRQFITQGNLDDNPQAFLFLIDYAHRQRIKIWGSARVVEDDAELTAKLMPQDYKARPEQVILFTVSAWDSNCSQHIPQRFEAADVAAALAERDRRIERLEQEVARLGGASGVGG, encoded by the coding sequence ATGAACGCTCATGCCTTCACCAGCGACGTCGCCTTCACGCCAACCGTCAAGGCGATCCAGACCCGCAAGGGCTCCCGGCAGGCCTATGCCCGCGTCGAGGAACGTGGTGGCTGGCAGGCTGAGATCACGCCCGACCTCGCCGCCTTCATCGAGGCGCAGACCAGCGTCTTCCTGTCGACGGCCAACGGCGACGGCCAGCCCTACATCCAGCACCGCGGCGGGCCTGCCGGCTTCCTCAAGGTACTTGACGAGCAGACGATCGGCTTCACGGACTTTGCCGGCAACAGGCAGTTCATCACCCAGGGCAATCTGGACGACAACCCGCAGGCTTTCCTGTTCCTGATCGACTACGCCCATCGGCAGCGCATCAAGATCTGGGGCTCGGCACGCGTCGTCGAAGACGACGCCGAACTGACGGCAAAGCTGATGCCGCAGGACTACAAGGCACGTCCCGAGCAGGTCATCCTATTCACGGTCTCGGCCTGGGATTCCAACTGCTCGCAGCATATTCCGCAGCGCTTCGAAGCGGCCGACGTGGCCGCAGCGCTTGCCGAACGTGACAGGCGGATAGAGCGCCTCGAACAGGAGGTCGCGCGCCTGGGTGGAGCATCGGGCGTTGGCGGATGA
- a CDS encoding YdcF family protein — protein MMDARNSTGTAGQMPVVVARSRERGRMMAALRISALFLLLLVALFAGGFGWFANTVSHLTTPANPAKADAIIVLTGGQSRLDAAIDLLASGKGERLLISGVHPSASRRQLQAATGGNKALFSCCVDIDRAALDTIGNAEESAKWVESHAYGTVILVTNNYHMPRSLLEMGRLLHGARLEPYPVVNTNLGNGGWLTKPEALRVLLTEYSKYLLALARGIVPVRQTGGSIALAEVSTVKR, from the coding sequence ATGATGGACGCGCGGAATTCAACCGGAACGGCTGGACAGATGCCAGTGGTGGTTGCCCGTTCGCGTGAGCGCGGCCGAATGATGGCTGCGCTGCGCATTTCCGCTCTCTTCCTGCTTCTGCTTGTGGCGCTGTTTGCCGGTGGCTTCGGCTGGTTTGCCAACACGGTCAGCCATCTGACGACCCCGGCCAATCCCGCAAAGGCCGACGCCATCATCGTGCTCACCGGTGGTCAGTCGCGCCTTGATGCAGCAATCGATCTGCTGGCCTCCGGCAAGGGCGAGCGGCTGCTGATCAGCGGCGTTCATCCTTCGGCCAGCCGCCGCCAGCTTCAGGCCGCGACCGGCGGCAACAAGGCGCTGTTTTCCTGCTGTGTCGACATCGACCGCGCCGCGCTCGACACGATCGGCAATGCCGAGGAAAGCGCCAAATGGGTGGAGAGCCACGCCTACGGCACCGTCATCCTCGTCACCAACAACTACCACATGCCGCGCAGCCTGCTGGAGATGGGCCGGCTGCTGCACGGCGCCAGGCTCGAACCCTATCCGGTGGTCAACACCAATCTCGGCAATGGCGGCTGGCTGACCAAGCCCGAGGCGCTGCGCGTGCTGCTGACCGAGTACAGCAAATATCTGCTGGCGCTGGCGCGCGGCATCGTGCCGGTTCGCCAAACCGGCGGCAGCATCGCGCTGGCCGAGGTTTCAACAGTCAAGCGCTGA
- a CDS encoding cell division protein FtsX, with protein MTDLSADHPRDQPIEEAEAKPRAQRKMAPIVPAQNIAGRALVLVIAIMTFLSCLTFGAVTLVRDTASVWENQISREATIQIKPVDGLDMEAALAQASQLASEFPGVKATRIIDRDATARLLEPWLGSGLNIDELPVPRLIIVTIDESSPPDFAAMRAAITPKLPSASLDDHRTWVDRLVAMARTTVTIGIAVLALMLSATVLTVVFATRGAMAGNGHIIEVLHFVGAEARFIAREFRRHFLVTGMKGAAAGGAAAILVFVVFSWWSSRNMATPQADQATALFGNFAIGSAGYLGVGLMVLVIGALTAATSHATVVAYLSDIDVRQPDGG; from the coding sequence ATGACTGACCTTTCCGCCGACCATCCCCGCGATCAGCCCATCGAGGAGGCCGAGGCGAAGCCGCGCGCCCAGCGCAAGATGGCGCCGATCGTCCCGGCGCAGAACATCGCCGGCCGGGCATTGGTGCTGGTCATCGCCATCATGACCTTCCTGTCGTGCCTGACCTTCGGCGCGGTCACGCTGGTGCGCGACACCGCCTCGGTCTGGGAGAACCAGATTTCGCGAGAGGCGACGATCCAGATCAAACCCGTCGACGGCCTCGACATGGAAGCTGCACTTGCTCAGGCGTCGCAACTCGCCAGCGAGTTCCCCGGCGTTAAGGCTACCCGGATCATCGACCGCGACGCAACGGCACGTCTGCTGGAGCCGTGGCTGGGCTCGGGCCTGAACATCGATGAACTGCCGGTGCCGCGTTTGATCATCGTCACCATCGACGAGAGCAGCCCGCCCGATTTCGCCGCCATGCGCGCGGCGATCACGCCCAAGCTGCCGAGTGCATCACTTGACGATCATCGCACCTGGGTCGACCGGCTGGTCGCCATGGCCCGCACGACGGTGACCATCGGCATCGCCGTACTGGCGCTGATGCTGTCGGCGACCGTGCTGACCGTGGTGTTCGCGACGCGCGGCGCCATGGCCGGCAACGGCCACATCATCGAGGTGCTGCATTTCGTCGGCGCCGAGGCGCGCTTCATCGCGCGGGAATTTCGCCGGCATTTCCTCGTCACCGGCATGAAGGGCGCGGCCGCTGGCGGCGCCGCAGCGATACTCGTCTTCGTCGTCTTTTCCTGGTGGTCGTCGCGCAACATGGCAACGCCTCAGGCCGATCAGGCGACCGCCTTGTTCGGCAATTTCGCCATCGGATCGGCAGGCTATCTCGGCGTCGGCCTGATGGTGCTGGTGATCGGCGCACTGACGGCGGCGACGTCGCACGCCACTGTCGTCGCCTATCTCAGCGACATCGATGTTCGCCAACCGGATGGAGGCTAA
- the ftsE gene encoding cell division ATP-binding protein FtsE, whose protein sequence is MIRFENVGLRYGMGPEILRDISLHIPERSFQFLSGPSGAGKTTLLRLLFMSLKPTRGLITIFGKDRSRISRNELPHLRRRIGVVFQDFRLLDHMTTYENVALPLRVRGREEASYRTDVTELLKWVGLGERMHVLPPVLSGGEKQRAAIARALIEQPEILLADEPTGNVDPPLARRLLRLFIELNRLGTAVVIATHDLGLMEQVDARRMILAGGRLDIYD, encoded by the coding sequence GTGATCCGCTTCGAAAATGTCGGCCTCCGCTATGGCATGGGTCCGGAAATCCTCCGCGACATCTCCCTGCACATTCCGGAGCGCTCCTTCCAGTTCCTGAGCGGGCCTTCGGGCGCCGGCAAGACGACGTTGCTGCGCCTGTTGTTCATGTCGCTGAAGCCGACGCGCGGCCTAATCACCATCTTCGGCAAGGACCGCTCGCGCATTTCGCGAAACGAACTGCCGCATCTGAGGCGCCGCATCGGCGTCGTGTTCCAGGATTTTCGCCTGCTCGACCACATGACCACCTATGAGAATGTGGCGCTGCCGCTGCGCGTGCGCGGGCGCGAGGAAGCGAGCTACCGCACCGACGTCACCGAGCTGCTGAAATGGGTCGGCCTCGGCGAGCGCATGCATGTGCTGCCACCGGTGCTGTCCGGTGGTGAAAAACAACGCGCCGCGATCGCCCGGGCGCTCATCGAACAGCCCGAGATCCTGCTTGCCGACGAGCCGACCGGCAATGTCGATCCGCCACTGGCGCGCAGGCTTTTGCGGCTATTCATCGAGCTCAACCGGCTGGGCACCGCGGTGGTGATCGCAACCCACGATCTCGGCCTGATGGAGCAGGTCGACGCGCGGCGCATGATCCTGGCCGGCGGAAGGCTCGATATCTATGACTGA
- the hpt gene encoding hypoxanthine phosphoribosyltransferase, with amino-acid sequence MPVVRGKDIEVLFSASAIARRNLELAKEIAGHDYHDLLVISVLKGSFIFAADLIRAMHDVGLSPEVEFIFISSYGAGTTSGEVRVLRDIDNEVAGRDVLLIDDILESGKTLSFTRELMLSRGAKSCAIAVLLDKRMRRQTALNADYVGFDCPDYFVVGYGMDVAHAFRELPFVGIVKGDA; translated from the coding sequence ATGCCAGTCGTACGCGGCAAGGACATCGAAGTCCTGTTTTCGGCGTCCGCCATCGCGCGGCGGAATCTGGAGCTCGCCAAGGAGATCGCCGGGCACGATTACCATGACCTGCTGGTGATTTCGGTGCTGAAGGGATCCTTCATCTTCGCGGCCGACCTCATTCGTGCCATGCACGATGTCGGCCTGTCGCCCGAGGTCGAGTTCATCTTCATTTCCAGCTACGGCGCCGGCACCACCAGCGGCGAAGTGAGAGTGCTGCGCGACATCGACAATGAGGTCGCCGGCCGCGACGTGCTGTTGATCGACGACATCCTTGAATCGGGTAAGACGTTGTCTTTCACCCGCGAGCTGATGCTGTCGCGCGGCGCCAAGAGTTGTGCCATTGCAGTGCTGCTCGACAAGCGCATGCGCCGCCAGACCGCGCTCAACGCCGACTATGTCGGCTTCGACTGCCCCGATTATTTCGTCGTCGGCTATGGCATGGATGTCGCCCACGCCTTTCGCGAATTGCCGTTCGTCGGCATCGTCAAAGGTGATGCCTAG
- a CDS encoding response regulator: protein MAKLLIVEDDESVRTLAARAFERAGHSVDIAADGAQGLALIRVALGGYDLVVSDIRMPEMDGIEMAKAAAAQFPAMKIMLMTGYADQRERAEELNGVILDVVQKPFTLAEIRARVERALACFA from the coding sequence ATGGCAAAGCTTCTAATCGTCGAGGACGATGAGTCCGTCCGCACCCTGGCCGCCCGCGCGTTCGAACGCGCGGGGCATAGCGTCGACATCGCCGCCGACGGCGCGCAAGGGCTCGCCCTGATCCGCGTAGCACTTGGCGGCTACGATCTTGTCGTCTCCGACATCCGTATGCCGGAGATGGACGGCATCGAAATGGCCAAGGCGGCCGCAGCCCAATTTCCGGCGATGAAGATCATGCTGATGACCGGCTATGCCGACCAGCGCGAGCGTGCCGAGGAGTTGAACGGCGTCATTCTCGACGTCGTGCAGAAGCCGTTCACGCTGGCCGAAATCCGCGCCCGTGTCGAACGGGCGCTTGCCTGCTTCGCCTGA
- a CDS encoding DMT family transporter, producing the protein MQNRILLGIFCLCVGVAVFSLQDALIKDISGAYPVTEAIAIRAIVAMPILLAVVHLDTGVGAIFAESIGFLTVRALIMFGAYGTYYLALPALPLADAVALFFTTPLFILLLAGPYLGERVSWKSLVSVAAGMIGVVIMLRPGASVFEWAGLLSLFSAALYALSQLMARKVSVTVTAPVMTFYQNGVYLAGALLIAGLFMALGIEHAAHPSLEFLVRPWTWPTTIDFLKMAACGVIASAGMLLLSQAYRLAPANSVATFEYTGIIWSPLWGLLFFAEVPQSTTVIGAALIVGAGLFALNAGRRKERGAAFAASDPA; encoded by the coding sequence ATGCAGAACCGCATCCTTCTCGGTATTTTCTGCCTCTGCGTCGGCGTCGCAGTGTTTTCGCTGCAGGACGCACTGATCAAGGATATTTCCGGGGCCTATCCAGTCACCGAAGCGATCGCCATCCGCGCCATCGTCGCCATGCCGATCCTTCTTGCCGTCGTTCACCTGGACACCGGTGTTGGCGCCATCTTCGCCGAAAGCATCGGCTTCCTGACGGTCCGGGCGCTGATCATGTTCGGGGCTTATGGCACCTATTATCTGGCGCTGCCGGCACTGCCGCTGGCCGACGCGGTGGCGCTGTTCTTCACCACGCCGCTGTTTATCCTGCTGCTGGCCGGTCCCTATCTCGGCGAGCGCGTCTCATGGAAAAGCCTGGTGTCGGTGGCGGCCGGCATGATCGGCGTCGTCATCATGCTGCGTCCCGGCGCCAGCGTGTTCGAATGGGCGGGGCTGCTGTCGCTGTTTTCGGCAGCGCTTTATGCCTTGTCGCAATTGATGGCACGCAAGGTCAGCGTCACGGTGACCGCGCCGGTGATGACCTTCTATCAGAACGGCGTCTATCTCGCCGGCGCGCTTCTGATCGCCGGGCTTTTCATGGCGCTCGGCATCGAACACGCCGCCCATCCAAGCCTCGAGTTCCTGGTCAGGCCCTGGACCTGGCCAACGACGATCGATTTCCTGAAAATGGCCGCCTGCGGCGTCATCGCCTCGGCCGGCATGCTGCTCCTGTCCCAGGCCTACCGCCTGGCGCCGGCCAACAGCGTCGCCACCTTCGAATACACCGGCATCATCTGGTCGCCGCTGTGGGGGTTGCTGTTCTTCGCCGAAGTGCCGCAGTCGACAACCGTGATCGGTGCGGCCCTCATCGTCGGCGCTGGTCTGTTCGCGCTGAATGCCGGCCGGCGCAAGGAGAGGGGCGCGGCGTTTGCCGCGAGCGATCCTGCCTGA